A region of Pleionea litopenaei DNA encodes the following proteins:
- a CDS encoding tetratricopeptide repeat protein has translation MDQIIKEEHQQPKSDVINQLEDLKKQGRYVDAYRLAVTHWGEFDTMTSKEQLLQLIAVLDRVGLGRSGDAIRYRLHRQYPDDPEVALRAAYLYLYSRGPATVWELADKHLSSQNLSKQQRAEWLLLKCLTASTLRDFENAQELHEEAGKHFKDDWWHRVLGYVLTDKEEYTKALDYLLPLYQSNPSEGLLLQIAKTLSFAEQESQAIELLAEESPKYQSHRPWFHLAHLYKECGEREQLIYALQQAEENCVQKDKQLIRNFSYLYGYVALEQGDFETARTKFLENNTRYSQVIAENILTDEGNKKVRLDVPFIKQGFLTCAPASIAAVLNYLGQSYTQEEIAKEVCYDGTPDYLQHEWLDKQNIAFIEFDLEWSLAKQLIDRDLPFTFVTRSGNESHMQVVTGYNEKTGVLYLMDPSSPGVTEILAKLAIEMNASVGPRCMVLLPEKTTGKVDGLIFPAEVSYQHYRAFSQHIRQHNLEQARDVLQQMKQHSAQQRLTLMAERSLAIELQDEYLIESSTSQLLEKFPDEPWLITSRFYALNQLGRRREALAFLHESFIRTGQQELLETWLLEVYEIPEYSQAVKEQVNRLHRMALYYAESNWILGHLYWFDGKHDLARRHYRWSITLNDRDERYTESYFKSCIWNGRQKSAARFLKQRWENYREKSSGPAISFFNALSFMDLEHQGMNVLRKSAQLRPNDDYLISFYLRKLIEFGEYREFKKIYSEKSSILHRKDALSIKAEYFYVTDQHNKAEAIYEQLIVLYPSVAEYYRSLFRLQLVKGEQVEIDRRLDELLEKIGFAPFSAWLIADWHSDSKVKEKLLSALVNEHPGDVSAVSRYAQMLIARDDFEQAKACLSKHLSEHTQSAELLALLSNIELRQDNIKVAQDYAWQAIEKNIDSDAAFDALIYSHMGIDERKLMLQRLWTLLKANLSSGDFLWNYWHIARAWLEPKELQRFCSHIKEKYSHSWYSYVLVAKQFVDENKIDEAEKTLLAALKKFPLLPRVHFELGEIYVLKNDIEKAIESFLQVLIFNPSWAQAARRLAELYEKVDDIEASQKVLEKACRYNSHDGILFGLRADLKLKQEKQDEALELLVQAVSKDTEYNWGWRTLQSTGEMLGRPSIALDTATKLTEESPRNSSAWIALSRLVDSPENCEDALLRGLEQTPRAIDLRRELIEFYIDSYQFEKAQEQLDSAFWQGNPPLSIHALKASIFARQGRYGEAIEWLENFLKSHDNYYDGWEKLHHWYLNFGMPDKAISAAKKMVDHAPHQARTLSVSAETLFEQGDEGERAIAAQWLEKAFNLEPADLHVSLSWLDYLLDHERYQEAEECEQIVLKFYQHALLDVRRVRRLVHTGNRAAANDLIPEVIEQNVDNAWIYFQLIKWCSNKSEVDATLALLKEKMKQPDCCEAIATAWAYQVLDSHGSKPISEYLENNDYSTVWNAVANRYFRALEDSQRLPPKKFMKEHRSAILQDTELFAIYGFLLCQKGRYREALDWYRERNLYEIGVGYIWYHKRWAEMENGDWKSAQESIIQAIQCPPDNCYSNICLWFAYFKLVAGNLLSNEDLININEGELTPLEQYVFSLVLAMNALEGQPVDTNNKEFWHYLRQAQHRMQGQSGNPMAADCKRHIRQLLRSRIPDVGFFNKLSLRFKLHNHF, from the coding sequence ATGGATCAAATCATCAAAGAAGAGCATCAGCAGCCAAAATCAGACGTGATCAATCAATTAGAAGATTTAAAGAAACAAGGACGCTATGTTGATGCTTACCGCCTGGCCGTAACGCATTGGGGCGAGTTCGATACCATGACTTCAAAAGAGCAGCTTTTACAGCTGATTGCTGTTCTTGACCGCGTTGGCTTAGGACGTAGTGGCGATGCCATTCGCTATCGACTGCACCGACAATATCCTGATGACCCTGAAGTCGCTCTGCGGGCGGCTTATCTATATTTATACTCAAGGGGGCCTGCGACGGTGTGGGAGCTAGCTGATAAGCACCTTTCTTCGCAAAACCTATCAAAACAACAACGAGCTGAATGGTTACTGCTAAAGTGTCTAACGGCTTCAACGTTACGAGACTTTGAGAATGCTCAAGAGTTGCATGAAGAAGCTGGGAAGCATTTTAAAGACGACTGGTGGCATAGAGTGCTTGGATATGTCTTAACGGATAAAGAAGAATACACCAAAGCATTAGATTATTTATTGCCGTTGTATCAGAGCAATCCATCAGAAGGATTGTTACTTCAGATTGCCAAAACATTAAGTTTTGCTGAGCAAGAAAGCCAAGCCATCGAACTGCTCGCAGAAGAATCACCTAAGTATCAATCGCATCGACCTTGGTTTCATTTAGCTCATTTATATAAAGAATGTGGTGAGCGAGAACAATTAATCTACGCTTTGCAGCAAGCAGAAGAAAATTGTGTGCAAAAAGACAAACAGCTAATAAGAAACTTCTCATATCTCTATGGGTATGTTGCATTAGAGCAAGGTGATTTTGAGACGGCTCGAACCAAATTTTTAGAAAATAACACTCGTTATAGTCAAGTCATTGCCGAAAATATTCTTACTGATGAAGGCAATAAAAAGGTACGATTAGATGTTCCTTTTATTAAGCAAGGGTTTTTAACCTGCGCACCTGCTTCTATTGCGGCAGTACTTAACTATCTTGGACAGTCTTATACTCAAGAAGAGATCGCGAAAGAAGTTTGTTACGACGGAACGCCAGATTATTTGCAACATGAATGGCTAGATAAACAAAATATCGCGTTTATTGAGTTTGACCTAGAATGGAGTCTCGCTAAGCAGTTAATTGATCGCGACCTACCGTTCACGTTTGTTACTCGCTCAGGCAACGAGTCTCACATGCAAGTAGTGACTGGTTATAATGAAAAGACCGGTGTTTTGTATTTAATGGATCCGTCGTCACCTGGTGTAACCGAAATTCTTGCTAAATTAGCGATAGAAATGAACGCCAGTGTTGGCCCTCGCTGTATGGTTCTTCTTCCGGAAAAGACGACTGGAAAAGTCGATGGCTTAATCTTTCCTGCCGAAGTAAGCTATCAACACTATCGCGCTTTTAGTCAACATATAAGGCAACACAATTTAGAACAAGCGCGCGATGTGTTACAACAAATGAAGCAACATTCTGCTCAACAACGACTTACCTTGATGGCTGAACGAAGCCTCGCGATTGAACTTCAAGATGAATATTTAATTGAATCATCGACGTCTCAGTTGCTTGAGAAATTTCCAGACGAACCTTGGCTTATAACCTCTCGCTTCTATGCTCTTAATCAACTTGGTCGACGCCGCGAAGCGTTGGCGTTTTTACACGAGTCATTTATAAGAACCGGACAGCAAGAATTGTTAGAGACATGGCTACTCGAAGTTTATGAAATTCCAGAATACTCACAAGCCGTAAAGGAACAAGTTAATCGTCTGCATAGAATGGCGCTCTATTATGCTGAGTCTAACTGGATACTAGGTCATTTGTATTGGTTTGATGGAAAACATGACCTTGCCCGACGTCATTACCGTTGGTCAATTACGTTAAATGATCGTGACGAACGTTACACCGAAAGTTATTTCAAATCTTGTATCTGGAATGGTCGTCAAAAATCAGCGGCTAGATTCCTAAAACAGCGTTGGGAAAATTATCGAGAAAAAAGCAGTGGCCCTGCTATTTCATTCTTCAACGCATTATCATTTATGGATCTTGAGCATCAAGGGATGAATGTTCTGCGTAAAAGTGCTCAGCTTCGACCGAACGATGACTACTTGATATCATTTTACTTAAGAAAACTGATTGAATTCGGAGAATACCGAGAATTTAAGAAAATTTATTCTGAAAAATCGTCAATATTACATCGGAAAGATGCTTTATCGATAAAAGCAGAATATTTTTATGTTACTGATCAGCATAATAAAGCTGAAGCTATTTATGAGCAATTAATTGTTCTTTATCCTAGCGTTGCCGAGTACTATAGAAGCCTATTTCGATTACAGTTAGTCAAAGGCGAGCAAGTAGAGATTGACCGACGGTTGGATGAGCTACTTGAAAAAATTGGGTTCGCTCCATTTTCTGCTTGGCTTATCGCTGACTGGCACAGTGATTCTAAAGTTAAAGAAAAACTTCTATCAGCACTTGTTAATGAACATCCCGGCGATGTTTCTGCGGTTAGTCGGTATGCGCAAATGTTAATCGCACGAGATGACTTTGAGCAAGCCAAGGCTTGTTTATCAAAACATTTAAGTGAACACACTCAGTCGGCTGAGCTTTTAGCTTTACTTTCTAACATTGAGCTACGTCAAGATAATATCAAGGTTGCGCAAGATTATGCATGGCAAGCAATTGAGAAAAATATTGACTCGGATGCAGCATTCGATGCCTTGATTTATTCTCACATGGGAATTGATGAAAGAAAGTTAATGCTACAGCGGTTATGGACGCTTTTGAAAGCAAACTTATCGTCTGGAGACTTCCTTTGGAATTATTGGCATATCGCTCGAGCATGGCTAGAACCTAAAGAGTTGCAGAGATTTTGCTCGCATATAAAAGAAAAGTATTCACATTCATGGTATAGCTATGTACTCGTGGCTAAACAGTTTGTTGATGAAAATAAAATCGATGAAGCTGAAAAGACACTCTTGGCAGCCTTGAAGAAGTTTCCTCTGTTACCTCGAGTTCATTTCGAACTGGGTGAAATTTACGTCCTAAAAAATGATATTGAAAAGGCCATTGAAAGCTTCTTACAGGTATTGATCTTTAATCCATCATGGGCGCAAGCGGCACGTCGACTAGCCGAGCTTTATGAAAAGGTAGATGATATTGAAGCTTCGCAAAAAGTGCTCGAAAAAGCTTGTCGATACAATAGCCATGATGGCATTTTGTTTGGCTTAAGGGCTGATCTAAAACTTAAACAAGAAAAGCAAGATGAAGCTTTAGAACTGCTTGTTCAAGCCGTCTCAAAAGATACTGAATATAATTGGGGTTGGAGAACATTACAATCTACCGGAGAAATGCTTGGACGACCCTCAATCGCTTTAGATACGGCAACAAAGTTGACGGAAGAAAGTCCTAGAAATAGTTCCGCTTGGATAGCCTTATCGAGGTTGGTTGATTCACCGGAAAACTGCGAAGATGCGCTTTTGCGGGGTTTAGAACAAACACCGAGAGCCATTGACTTGAGACGGGAACTTATCGAGTTCTATATAGACTCTTATCAATTTGAGAAAGCTCAAGAGCAGTTAGATTCTGCATTTTGGCAGGGTAATCCTCCATTATCGATACATGCGCTGAAAGCCTCTATTTTTGCCAGACAAGGTCGTTATGGCGAAGCGATAGAGTGGTTAGAGAACTTTCTGAAATCTCATGATAATTATTATGATGGATGGGAGAAGTTACATCATTGGTATTTAAATTTTGGCATGCCAGATAAGGCAATATCTGCTGCAAAGAAGATGGTAGACCATGCTCCTCATCAGGCTCGAACATTAAGCGTTAGTGCAGAAACATTGTTTGAGCAGGGTGATGAGGGAGAGCGAGCAATTGCCGCGCAATGGTTAGAAAAGGCTTTTAACTTAGAGCCTGCCGATTTGCATGTATCGCTAAGTTGGTTAGATTATTTGCTAGATCATGAGCGTTATCAAGAAGCAGAAGAGTGTGAACAGATCGTCCTTAAGTTTTATCAACACGCGTTGCTTGATGTACGTCGAGTACGAAGATTGGTTCACACGGGAAATAGAGCGGCAGCTAATGATTTAATTCCTGAAGTCATCGAGCAAAATGTTGACAATGCTTGGATTTACTTTCAGCTGATTAAGTGGTGCTCGAATAAAAGTGAAGTAGACGCAACGCTTGCTCTTCTGAAAGAAAAGATGAAGCAACCCGACTGTTGTGAAGCCATTGCGACGGCTTGGGCTTATCAAGTGTTAGACAGTCATGGAAGTAAACCTATTTCAGAGTATTTAGAAAATAATGACTACTCGACGGTATGGAACGCGGTCGCGAATCGCTACTTTAGGGCTTTAGAAGATAGTCAGCGACTTCCTCCGAAAAAGTTTATGAAGGAACACAGAAGTGCGATTCTTCAAGACACGGAATTATTTGCCATCTATGGATTTTTGCTTTGTCAAAAAGGACGCTATCGTGAAGCGCTAGATTGGTATCGTGAACGTAATTTGTATGAGATAGGCGTTGGTTATATCTGGTATCACAAGCGTTGGGCGGAAATGGAAAATGGAGACTGGAAAAGCGCTCAGGAAAGTATTATTCAAGCCATTCAATGTCCACCCGATAATTGTTATTCAAATATTTGTTTGTGGTTTGCTTACTTTAAATTGGTCGCCGGAAATTTACTTTCGAATGAAGATCTTATTAATATTAATGAGGGTGAACTTACTCCGCTTGAGCAATACGTATTTTCTTTGGTTTTAGCGATGAACGCATTGGAAGGACAGCCTGTTGATACTAATAATAAAGAGTTTTGGCATTATTTAAGACAGGCGCAACACCGTATGCAGGGACAAAGTGGCAATCCAATGGCCGCCGATTGTAAGCGACATATTCGACAGTTGCTGCGATCGAGAATTCCAGATGTGGGTTTCTTTAATAAGCTGAGCTTGCGTTTTAAATTACATAATCATTTTTAA
- a CDS encoding glycoside hydrolase family 25 protein, translated as MSLKMKREEREISLSSPKASSLISKSSQLLIFILTGLILTKSLAADLIASPTTSGHKKLAQTSEKTEKNLSSNQLSKERSQELRGIDISHYQNQIDWNQLTNSDLRFMYFKASQGISYIDSMFASNATNANQIGVPFGAYHFFDANKDPMQQANNYLQQISNVQWHLRPVIDAETLNKEPPSTLAERMKLWIDQVEKNTSCDVIIYTSENFWHKYLAKDFAHTTLWLADYTEKAPDDRWTLWQRSQDGRILGINGHIDIDILRSHSNNLESIICKEQ; from the coding sequence ATGTCACTAAAAATGAAAAGAGAAGAAAGAGAGATTTCTCTGAGTTCACCCAAAGCCTCTTCTTTGATTTCAAAGAGCTCTCAACTCTTAATATTCATTTTGACAGGACTAATTTTAACTAAGAGCTTGGCAGCCGATCTCATAGCAAGTCCTACTACTTCTGGGCATAAAAAACTTGCTCAAACTTCCGAAAAGACTGAAAAGAATCTATCAAGCAATCAGTTATCAAAAGAACGTAGCCAAGAGCTTCGAGGCATTGATATCTCCCATTATCAAAATCAAATAGATTGGAACCAACTGACAAACAGCGACTTAAGGTTTATGTATTTCAAAGCTAGTCAAGGAATCTCTTACATTGATTCGATGTTCGCTAGCAACGCCACCAATGCCAATCAAATCGGCGTACCATTTGGTGCCTATCATTTCTTCGATGCGAATAAAGACCCGATGCAACAAGCGAATAATTATTTGCAACAAATAAGCAACGTTCAGTGGCACTTACGTCCTGTGATCGATGCGGAAACGCTAAACAAAGAGCCGCCTTCGACGTTAGCTGAACGAATGAAGTTATGGATTGACCAAGTAGAAAAAAACACATCGTGCGACGTGATCATATACACCAGTGAAAACTTTTGGCATAAATACTTAGCAAAAGACTTTGCACATACAACTCTGTGGTTAGCCGACTACACCGAAAAGGCTCCCGATGATCGTTGGACTTTGTGGCAACGCTCACAAGATGGCCGAATTTTAGGAATCAACGGTCATATCGATATTGATATCCTACGGAGTCATTCAAATAACCTAGAGAGTATTATCTGCAAAGAGCAGTAA
- a CDS encoding 5-(carboxyamino)imidazole ribonucleotide synthase has protein sequence MAQRSNRQRCDGGEVMHLAIIGCGQLARMMALAGWRLGATFSFLAEPDENTSGVDRLGTVVKRTPELTGQALFDALGQPSSVTVEREHVDVELLKTLQPFCLVAPNPDAILVSQHRGREKDFMAAHGIATAPYKVATGRANLKDAVLHIGLPVIIKTCEQGYDGKGQWLIRDSQALEETLSDIPDHVECVVEGFVNFSKEVSIISARSSSGECAYYPLTENEHRQGILVSSIAPADVPSESTLQQADKIANTILEKLDYVGILSIEFFVVGDQLVVNEIAPRVHNSGHWTQSAGIASQFENHIRAISGLPLGETKPKTQAAMLNLLGKEVDETLLNQGNLEIHLYNKSLRPGRKVGHVNLWHIDRAPLVKQLKELHQQVYGDD, from the coding sequence ATGGCGCAAAGATCAAACCGACAGCGTTGCGACGGAGGTGAAGTAATGCACCTAGCCATTATTGGTTGCGGGCAACTGGCCCGTATGATGGCCCTCGCCGGATGGCGTTTAGGCGCGACGTTTTCTTTTCTAGCAGAGCCCGACGAGAACACTTCTGGCGTTGATCGGCTCGGAACCGTAGTTAAACGAACACCAGAGCTCACCGGCCAAGCGTTATTCGATGCTCTTGGGCAACCCAGCAGTGTGACCGTCGAGCGAGAGCATGTCGACGTCGAACTGCTGAAAACATTGCAACCCTTCTGTTTAGTCGCACCAAATCCCGACGCCATTTTAGTAAGCCAACACCGTGGGCGTGAAAAAGATTTTATGGCCGCTCATGGCATCGCAACCGCTCCGTATAAAGTAGCAACCGGTCGCGCAAACCTTAAAGATGCCGTGTTACATATAGGCTTACCTGTCATCATCAAAACCTGTGAGCAAGGTTATGATGGAAAGGGGCAGTGGCTTATTCGAGATAGCCAAGCACTTGAAGAGACTCTCAGTGACATTCCCGATCACGTTGAGTGTGTGGTCGAGGGATTCGTGAACTTTAGTAAAGAAGTGTCGATTATTTCAGCTCGATCAAGCAGCGGCGAATGCGCTTACTACCCACTCACTGAAAATGAGCATCGGCAAGGTATACTTGTTTCATCTATTGCTCCAGCAGACGTTCCGAGTGAGTCAACTCTGCAACAAGCAGACAAGATTGCCAATACCATTTTAGAAAAGCTCGATTATGTGGGTATTCTCTCCATCGAGTTTTTTGTTGTCGGAGATCAACTGGTCGTGAATGAAATTGCTCCTCGAGTCCACAACAGCGGTCATTGGACTCAATCAGCCGGGATCGCTTCACAATTTGAAAATCATATTCGTGCAATCAGTGGACTCCCTCTTGGAGAGACCAAACCTAAAACACAAGCCGCGATGCTGAACTTATTGGGAAAAGAAGTGGATGAAACATTGCTCAACCAGGGTAACCTAGAGATTCACCTGTACAACAAAAGTTTACGACCGGGCCGAAAAGTTGGTCACGTCAACCTATGGCATATTGATCGAGCACCACTCGTTAAGCAACTCAAAGAACTGCATCAGCAGGTTTATGGAGATGACTAA
- the purE gene encoding 5-(carboxyamino)imidazole ribonucleotide mutase, translating to MNKPLVSIIMGSQSDWPVMEEATKVLEQLGVPYEAKVVSAHRTPERLYEFASTAHERGIKVIIAGAGGSAHLAGMAAAMTHLPVVAVPVPSKHFKGMDSLMSMVQMPRGVAVACQAVGGAGAYNAGLIATQMLALEDAELTKRLQQWRKDQTDSVATEVK from the coding sequence ATGAACAAACCTTTAGTCAGCATTATCATGGGTTCTCAATCGGACTGGCCGGTGATGGAAGAGGCAACCAAAGTTTTGGAACAGTTAGGTGTGCCTTATGAAGCCAAAGTCGTTTCTGCACATCGCACACCAGAGCGCTTATACGAGTTTGCCTCGACAGCTCACGAACGCGGAATAAAGGTCATTATTGCCGGCGCTGGTGGCTCTGCTCATTTAGCGGGCATGGCGGCTGCAATGACTCACTTACCCGTTGTTGCGGTACCAGTACCAAGCAAGCACTTCAAAGGCATGGACAGTTTAATGTCTATGGTGCAAATGCCTCGTGGTGTCGCCGTGGCTTGCCAAGCAGTTGGTGGGGCAGGTGCCTACAACGCCGGTCTTATTGCTACTCAAATGTTAGCTTTAGAAGACGCTGAACTCACTAAGCGCTTGCAGCAATGGCGCAAAGATCAAACCGACAGCGTTGCGACGGAGGTGAAGTAA
- a CDS encoding sodium-dependent bicarbonate transport family permease produces MHIDVVAAFFLLGALAQICKAPIKMPAGLYQSLTLFLLVAIGLKGGIALSQYGDEKLLWQSVLTIVFGAFLPFIAFPLLRRFGGLSRTDSASIAAHYGSVSIATFAVALAIIEARGIEYEPYFPLFVALLEIPAIAVGLWLARDNDQALNVKKTLHEIFLNQGVLLLVGALLIGWLSGEQTQKLMPFFGNLFYGVLALFLLEMGRVSTSRINLLKEYGSFIASFGVVMPLIGATLGTLFSQLLELSVGGTILFATLGASASYIAVPAAMAVALPSANQSLSITSSLTITFPFNVLVGIPLYIALVVKLFA; encoded by the coding sequence ATGCATATTGATGTTGTTGCGGCCTTTTTTCTCTTAGGCGCGCTCGCGCAAATCTGTAAGGCTCCCATTAAAATGCCCGCAGGTTTGTATCAAAGCTTAACCTTATTTTTACTGGTCGCTATTGGCCTTAAAGGCGGTATCGCGCTTAGCCAATATGGTGACGAAAAATTACTTTGGCAGTCAGTACTTACTATTGTTTTCGGCGCTTTTTTACCTTTTATTGCTTTTCCACTGTTACGTCGTTTTGGCGGTTTGTCGCGAACCGACTCTGCGTCGATTGCTGCCCACTATGGCTCGGTAAGTATCGCGACTTTTGCGGTTGCACTCGCCATCATTGAGGCGAGAGGTATCGAATATGAACCTTACTTTCCACTCTTCGTCGCACTGTTAGAAATACCGGCCATTGCGGTCGGCTTATGGCTAGCACGTGACAATGATCAGGCATTAAACGTAAAAAAGACCCTGCATGAAATCTTCCTTAATCAAGGCGTGCTCTTGCTCGTCGGTGCTTTACTTATTGGTTGGTTATCAGGTGAGCAAACACAAAAGTTAATGCCCTTTTTCGGTAATCTATTTTATGGCGTACTCGCCCTATTTTTACTCGAGATGGGTCGGGTGTCGACGTCGAGAATCAACCTATTAAAGGAATACGGTTCATTTATTGCAAGCTTTGGCGTGGTAATGCCATTAATTGGTGCTACACTAGGCACCTTATTTTCGCAGTTACTGGAACTCTCGGTTGGCGGAACTATTTTGTTCGCTACCCTCGGTGCCAGTGCATCTTACATCGCGGTACCGGCTGCGATGGCAGTTGCTTTACCGAGTGCCAATCAGAGTTTGTCGATTACATCATCGCTAACCATAACCTTCCCTTTCAATGTATTGGTAGGGATTCCGTTATACATTGCGTTGGTTGTAAAGCTGTTTGCTTAG
- a CDS encoding LysR family transcriptional regulator yields MARLHAKIGTFRQLEILLAVYQEGSITAASKALFLTQPTVSMQLKKLSDAVGAPLYDQVGRKLIFTDAGLEVVSAAREILSRLEHLEMKLNDLQGLKTGTLRLAVVNTAQYFIPHLLGEFLHHYPNVDVEFSVGNRQQVIDRLNAAEDDFYVFSHPPQDRDLALHEFLPNPLVAIVPQQNPLAKLKSVTLENLMEQPFLIREQGSGTRFAVEKHLNDAGVEPKVKMTVASNEAIKHAVMSGLGVTILSSHTLAFGGNTGLAKLTVEGLPIKTQWYLASLKSKQPSLLAQTFLRFVSEFGRDSMLAQMNL; encoded by the coding sequence ATGGCTCGCTTACATGCCAAAATAGGTACTTTTAGGCAGCTAGAAATCTTATTAGCTGTTTACCAAGAAGGGTCAATTACAGCAGCCTCGAAAGCATTATTTTTAACCCAGCCGACCGTTTCTATGCAGCTCAAAAAGCTTTCTGATGCGGTTGGTGCTCCATTATATGACCAGGTCGGACGAAAACTAATTTTTACCGATGCGGGTTTAGAGGTGGTCTCTGCTGCTCGTGAAATATTGAGTCGACTTGAACACTTAGAAATGAAGCTCAATGATTTACAAGGTTTGAAAACAGGGACTTTGCGTTTAGCCGTGGTGAATACGGCGCAGTATTTTATTCCTCATTTGCTTGGCGAATTTTTGCACCATTACCCCAATGTTGACGTCGAGTTTAGCGTTGGGAATCGGCAGCAAGTGATTGATCGATTGAACGCTGCTGAAGATGACTTTTATGTGTTCAGTCATCCGCCACAAGATCGAGATTTGGCGTTGCATGAGTTTTTGCCGAATCCGTTAGTGGCTATTGTTCCGCAACAGAATCCTTTGGCAAAACTTAAGTCAGTGACCCTCGAGAATTTAATGGAGCAGCCGTTCTTGATTCGAGAGCAAGGCTCTGGAACACGCTTTGCCGTAGAAAAACATTTGAACGATGCGGGCGTTGAGCCAAAGGTCAAGATGACGGTAGCCAGTAATGAAGCGATAAAACATGCCGTTATGTCGGGTTTGGGTGTGACCATTTTATCCAGTCACACACTCGCGTTTGGTGGAAATACGGGCCTAGCCAAACTCACGGTTGAGGGGTTGCCAATTAAAACACAGTGGTATCTCGCCAGCCTTAAGTCGAAACAACCTTCGTTATTAGCACAAACCTTTTTACGGTTTGTGTCAGAGTTTGGCCGAGACAGCATGCTAGCACAAATGAACTTATAA
- a CDS encoding NINE protein, whose product MTATTCPNCGASQRSRGYKSKGVAALLAFFFGGLGIHRFYLGQWWGIFYLLFIWTWIPGLISLIETIVFLATDRVKWDQKHNEGKPAGPGEGAGVGIVVGIVVGLFVMIAMIGILAAIAIPAYQDYTYRSKVAQAMSEITPIKSDYVAYLNERQQAPRNNGDLGLDSPLTLSSGHKVTISNELIFIEFVTPKSNLIDGETLTFSPVISGNQISWDCTGGTLANKYRPRQCRP is encoded by the coding sequence GTGACTGCAACAACTTGCCCAAATTGTGGCGCTTCACAGCGTTCTCGCGGTTACAAAAGTAAAGGTGTTGCTGCGCTGCTGGCGTTCTTTTTTGGTGGATTAGGTATTCACCGATTTTACTTAGGTCAGTGGTGGGGGATCTTTTACCTTCTATTCATCTGGACTTGGATTCCAGGACTTATCAGTTTAATTGAGACCATTGTTTTCTTAGCGACTGATCGAGTTAAGTGGGATCAAAAGCATAATGAAGGGAAGCCTGCGGGACCTGGAGAAGGAGCCGGTGTCGGCATTGTCGTTGGTATTGTTGTTGGTTTGTTTGTGATGATAGCAATGATAGGCATTTTGGCTGCCATCGCCATCCCTGCCTACCAAGACTACACTTATCGTTCTAAAGTGGCTCAGGCGATGAGTGAGATCACTCCTATTAAGAGTGACTATGTTGCCTATTTAAATGAGCGACAACAAGCACCGCGGAATAATGGTGATCTCGGTTTAGATTCACCACTGACTCTTTCCAGTGGGCATAAAGTAACGATTTCAAATGAGTTGATTTTCATTGAGTTTGTTACACCGAAGTCTAATCTAATTGACGGTGAGACCTTGACCTTTTCTCCTGTTATTAGCGGAAACCAAATTAGTTGGGACTGCACCGGAGGCACACTAGCGAACAAGTATCGTCCGCGACAATGCAGACCCTAA